From Virgibacillus ihumii, the proteins below share one genomic window:
- a CDS encoding putative polysaccharide biosynthesis protein: protein MSNIVRGTMLLTGATFLSKFLGMIYLIPFNTLVGETGGALYSFAYIPYNILISISTIGVPLAVSKFVSKYNALGDYETGMRIYKAGISLMMVTGFIAFLGLYFGAEPLAKFIIANENVGAISREEGAMVIRMVSFALLIIPAMSITRGFFQGYESMGPTAVSQVVEQIIRIVFILAATFIIMKIIDGNVATAVGFSAFAAFVGALGSCVVLWYYWRKRKPHIQKRLSQQKFSHAIPTKDLITELFRYAGPFVIVGIATPLYQLVDTLTFQRAMIDIGQGDNYDTALGAINVYGHKLVIIPVTIATGLSLAILPALTKSFTNNNRKVMNQQINQALQIVLVLVVPAAVGLTMLSDSAYGALYGTHRLDITGSLLGWYAPVALLFALFTVTSSILQGINQQRFAVISLTGGLLMKILFNIQLIHMFGAKGAIFGTALAVGTAVALNLWRIGVSIRFPFKQTLKRFLLVCIFSIIMCITIWITKAIFGTFLEVEGSRLSAIIMLIAGVGAGAGVYLWFAYESTLLDRVLGSKVRVLDKIFRR, encoded by the coding sequence ATGTCGAATATTGTCAGAGGTACCATGCTCCTTACTGGTGCCACTTTTTTATCAAAATTTCTGGGAATGATTTATCTCATACCGTTTAATACGCTTGTTGGGGAGACAGGTGGAGCATTGTACTCGTTTGCCTATATCCCATACAATATTTTAATCAGTATTTCAACAATCGGTGTCCCATTAGCCGTTTCCAAATTCGTTTCGAAATATAATGCATTGGGTGATTATGAAACCGGTATGCGAATATATAAAGCGGGAATATCGTTAATGATGGTTACCGGGTTCATTGCATTTTTAGGGTTATACTTCGGTGCAGAACCTCTGGCTAAATTCATTATTGCCAATGAAAATGTGGGTGCGATTTCCCGCGAAGAAGGGGCAATGGTTATTCGGATGGTCAGCTTTGCGTTATTAATAATCCCGGCAATGAGTATCACGCGCGGATTTTTCCAGGGATATGAATCGATGGGACCTACTGCAGTTTCGCAGGTTGTCGAACAAATAATCCGGATTGTGTTTATTTTGGCAGCTACATTTATTATTATGAAAATAATTGACGGAAATGTTGCAACAGCGGTTGGTTTTTCTGCCTTTGCAGCATTTGTCGGTGCACTCGGCTCCTGTGTTGTTTTATGGTATTACTGGCGAAAGCGGAAACCGCATATCCAAAAACGGCTGAGTCAGCAAAAATTTTCACATGCTATACCCACGAAAGATTTAATCACAGAGTTATTCCGGTATGCGGGTCCATTTGTAATCGTTGGAATCGCAACGCCACTTTATCAATTGGTTGATACGCTCACATTTCAGCGGGCCATGATTGATATCGGACAAGGAGATAATTATGATACAGCATTAGGCGCAATTAATGTATACGGACATAAATTAGTGATTATTCCGGTGACAATTGCTACAGGGCTATCTTTGGCTATTTTACCGGCTTTGACCAAATCGTTTACAAATAACAACAGGAAGGTTATGAACCAGCAAATTAATCAGGCACTGCAGATAGTCCTTGTTTTGGTTGTACCGGCGGCAGTTGGATTGACGATGCTGTCTGATTCGGCATATGGTGCACTTTATGGTACTCATCGGCTTGATATCACCGGTTCTCTGCTTGGCTGGTATGCGCCGGTTGCGCTACTGTTTGCCCTGTTTACGGTGACGTCTTCCATTTTGCAGGGGATCAATCAGCAGCGCTTTGCTGTCATTAGTTTAACTGGTGGCTTATTGATGAAAATACTGTTTAATATCCAGCTGATTCATATGTTTGGTGCAAAGGGTGCTATTTTTGGTACTGCACTTGCGGTCGGTACAGCGGTAGCACTTAATTTATGGCGAATCGGCGTATCTATCCGTTTTCCATTTAAACAGACATTAAAGCGGTTTTTGTTGGTCTGTATTTTTTCAATTATTATGTGTATCACCATTTGGATTACAAAAGCAATTTTTGGCACTTTCTTGGAAGTTGAGGGAAGCAGGCTGTCTGCTATCATTATGCTGATTGCAGGCGTTGGTGCAGGTGCTGGTGTATATCTGTGGTTTGCGTACGAATCCACCTTGCTTGACCGGGTTCTGGGAAGTAAGGTTCGTGTATTGGATAAGATTTTTCGCAGGTAA